The sequence GGATGATCGTGAAGAAAATCCTCTCAATCATGGATTGGACCAGTAACACAAATCTCTGGATTCTGCCcaaaatattgcagaaaaaatGGAGAAAACTCTTTGTGTTCCTTAGCTATAGCTAAACTCTCATACTTGTTCCAGTTTGAATGAcctttcttcccaaaatctaaAGTCCTTGATGGCTCAAGCAAACAAATTAATTGCAAAATCGCTACCCAAACCATCCTGGAGAAAACCCTTTCCCAACATGGTGACCTTTCCTAGTCTTTGAtcaaatcctatctcattttttagaGCCTGCCTATATTGTTTAGTCAAGTGAGGGTCATGTTGCCAATTGTGGGCCAACCAGGGGTGTTGTGTGCCCTAGTTCTCGATTGCAACAGTTCTAAGAATGAAAGGCTACCACTAGAGAAATAACCCTTGAATCATTGATAGCCAACACAATCACCCAATAAACTAGATGCTAACATTGTGGAGAGGAGACAATGAACTTTGGCGTCCTTTAGTTGTGGGCAGAGCAAAATTCATAGCCGCAAGAGCAAATGACATTGTGATTATGACTATTATTTTCCATGTAGAGACttgtgatttttgatttttttattatttattgtttattttttctaTAATATCTTTATTCTTTTGTGAAAATGATTTGTGATTTTAatgctttgattttttattttttattttttatttattttttcttcatgACACCTTCATTCTTTCATTCTTAGCTAgtaactaataataataataataatactaatttAGTCAAATACTTATGCTTACACTTCGGGTGGAATGGAGATACCCACAAGGTAGAACTGTGATGAAGATCGTAAACTTCATCTTATTCAAGTACATACTAATAATATATCCATTCTGTCTTTGAATAAAGACTACAGCACTGCTAGAATATCCATGTGGGCAAGTTCTCACCTGATTAAGAAGAGGAAGCAGCAGGTAAAACATAACTGTAAAGAATACAGTCTCGGACGTTCTCACGATTCTCGATATAGCGTCGAAGCAGGCACTCTCTAGTAAACCCAGCCTTTTCGACCACCTTCTGCGAAGGCAGATTCTCAGGTAGCACGATGGCTTGAATGCGTCTCAGTCCCGGAAGCTCGGAAAACCCGGCCTGAACAGCCCGCATGACAGCTTCAGTAGCAATGCCCACGCCCCAGTAGTTTCTGCTCACAGCGTAGCCCAGCTCAGCATGGCAGCTATGAATTCCAGCGCCTTGTTTGAGCAGAACATGACCCACGGCCTTGTCATTAATGCAGATGGCCCTGAACTAGGGGTGAGGGATTATAATTGTCATCTGAAATTGGCTCGCGCTTTCTATGTTGGGAAAGGTTTCCCATGTCGTAAAGCGGGTGACTGCATCGTCTCCGGCCCATCCATAGAAATCATCGAGGTCATCCTCGCGGAAAGGGCGTAGCGTGAGTGGCTGTGTTTCCGAGGCTCCTGGAGTGTAGCCGTGAAGCTGCTTCAAGCCATTGGGAAGCAAGTTCAACTTTGCACGGACAATGTTGTGAATTGACGCCATGCTCGTGGACAATGTTTTCAGAGAGGTGTGAAGATGTGATTGTTGGGGCTTGGCTTCTATAGGCGTGGTGGACGACTTCCTGGATGTTGGATATCTCATATTTTTGCATGTGGTCGGCGTGGCTGTTAAAGTGCTCTGTGAATTCGTAGAACCGACCGCATTTAAGTGACCTGTGAATTTGGAGAACCCACCacattaagtgatcaatgtttttgTACAACCGACCACATTTGCAGGGTGTCAATCCACAACTAGATTACTTAAAAGAAAAGTTCTGTACGTTCTTATTAGATCGATGCTTGGATGGTTGGTATTGATAGTTTGATTATTTATTCAAGATGGTAGGTACAGTTTGTTCGGTTACCTGAATTAACCAATGGATGCGTAGCTTACAACGTTTAAGAAGACTTCAAATACATTTCAAAATTtacccaaaaaaaaatttagttagtGTAGAGCAGCTACAAAAGCTTAACATAAATTATGTAGTTTAAAATGTCAACTCACCAAAACATTTTGCATAAGCTTTCACATTAGGAGGAAATGGTGGAATT is a genomic window of Cryptomeria japonica chromosome 7, Sugi_1.0, whole genome shotgun sequence containing:
- the LOC131072340 gene encoding uncharacterized protein LOC131072340 — translated: MASIHNIVRAKLNLLPNGLKQLHGYTPGASETQPLTLRPFREDDLDDFYGWAGDDAFRAICINDKAVGHVLLKQGAGIHSCHAELGYAVSRNYWGVGIATEAVMRAVQAGFSELPGLRRIQAIVLPENLPSQKVVEKAGFTRECLLRRYIENRENVRDCILYSYVLPAASSS